One Thermoanaerobacter kivui genomic window, CTCTTTTGGAAGACTATCAATATAGCCTTTTAAAAGCCATATACTAAAAGCGCTGCTACCTGCCATGACCAGCATAAGGGCATAGAGATTATCCAGAAGGTTTAATTTTGCCATTATACCAAATATAGCAGGTAATGCCATAAACGTAGGAAACATCTGAAGTATTAAGAGAGTCTTTAAGCCATTTTTTCTTCCAGCAAACTTCATTCTACTGAAAGCATAAGCTGACGTAGCAGTCAAAAATAATTGAATAGTTGCTACACCAACGCTTAAAATCATACTGTTTTTTACCCAAAGTAAAAAATTAGTCTTTTGCAACACATCATAGTGTAAAATTATCGTAGGATTTTTTAAGTGATAAAAAACAAGAGACAACCCCTGTGATAAAATAGATTATGGAAAACAAAACAATACAGAAAGGGGTGTCTCTTGTGAAAAAAAATATCTTTGAGGATATTATACTACAAAATGCTCTAAATTTCACTAAGGAAGTAGTAGAAATTTTTGGTGATTTATTAAATAAAGGAATGAATATTACAGAGCTTGCAGCAAGGATAAAGGAACTGACGGACAAACTAGGTAGAGAGGCAATAGAAGCAATTATTGAAGAGTTAGATAGGATAATAAAAGAAGATAAGAGAAGGAAAGAAAAATGGGTAGTAGAGAGGAAAGATAAAAAGAGATTAACGACAATCCTTGGGGATATAGAATATGAGAGGACATATTACAAATCCAGAGAGGATGGAAGATATACATACTTGATAGATGATGCATTAGAGATAGGACGGCACGATAGGATAGAGAAGGGAGTAAAAATAAAGTTAGTAGAAAACGCGATAGAAGAATCATATGAGAGAAGTAGTAAAAAAGCATGTCCAGAGGAGTTAAGTAAACAGACGGTATTAAACGCAATAAGGGAAATAGGAGAAGTAGAAGTAAAGAGAGAAATAAAAGAGAAGAAAGAGGTAAGGGTATTATACATAGAAGCAGATGAAGACCATGTGCCTTTGCAAGATGGCAGCAATGAAACACCGCGATTGATATACATACATGAAGGTAAAGAAGAGAAAAATGGTAGAAATGTACTGAGAAATGTGCATTACAAAGCATATGTAGGAGAGAAACCTGAAGACATATGGATAGATGTAGCAAATTACATAGAAGACAATTACAAAGAAGAGAAGATAGAGAAGATATACATAGCAGGAGATGGGGCACCGTGGATAAAAGAGGGATTAAAATGGATATTAAAATCAAGGTTTGTGTTAGACAGATATCATTTAAACAAATACGTATTAAAAGCAACATCAAAAGAGCCAAAGTATAGAGATAAGATATGGAGAGCAATAAATGAAGGGAATAAAGAAGGAGTGAAGAAGGTATTTGATGAGCTAATAAAGGCAGCAGAGGAAGAGAGAGAGAAAGAGAAGATAAAAGAAGCAAGGAAATACATACTAAACAATTGGGAAGGAATAGTGATATACAACAAAGACGAAGATGTAATAGGGTGCAGTGCAGAAGGGCATATAAGCCATGTATTTTCAGCCAGATTAAGCAGGAATCCACTAGGGTGGAGTAGAGAAGGATTAAAGTTAATGGCGAAATTAAGGGTATTCAGCAAGAATGGAGGAGACTTAAGAGAAGCAGAATGGGGTAAGAAAAAGAATATCAATGCTGGGAGTTATAATTTAACGAAGAAGCAAATAAAAGAAGCGGTAAGGAGAGTTAAAACGTCTACAAATGAAAAAATAAACAATATTACGGTTTTGAATATAGGGAAAGTAACGCCAATATATAGGGTTTTAAGAGCATTAAAATATGCACAAGTTATATAAAAAGCATGATAAGTTGAAGTATGAAATTAACTAAGTTTCAGGGGTTGTCTTAAAAAAATCCTACAGTATCTTGACACTATCGCAACACATCCTTATAATTTTGAAATGTCATATGTTGTGGAAAAATTGAACCGGAGAAAAAGGCATCTCCAGGCGCCATAGACGCTCCTACTACCCAAGCTACAGGAAACATCATTATTGCAATTACAGCCCATATAATAAGTCGGCTAATCCATAAAGATACTTTTTCATGAGGTTTTAATTTTTCCCTATAATAAATCTTTTTAGTCGTTTTTTTGTCACCAATTTTAACACTTGCATATTCCACTTTAATCCACCTCCTCAAAGGCATGGGTCATCTTCATATTGATAAGGCTCAATGTGCCAATTATCAAGAATATAATTATAGACAAAGCTGCCGCCAAGTCATATCTGTTAAACTGCATTGTCATCTTGTAAGCCGAACTTACAAGCAAATCAGTATGACCTGCAAAAGAAGTATCTGTCCTTGGAGGTCCTCCTCCTGTAATTAAAAACGCTGCGCCAAAGTTGTTGAAATTATAAGCAAAAGATGAAATAATAAGTGGCAAAGTAGAAGATGTCAACATTGGTACTGTTATCATTCTCAGCTTTTGGAACCATGTAGCACCGTCGATGTCTGCAACTTCATAAAGCTCTGGCGGTATTGCTTGAAGCGCCCCCAAAGAAGCGTTCATCATAAAAGGATAACCCATCCACACACTGACCATTATAATTGCAACTCTTGCCCAAAATGGATCAAGAAGCCATGGTATCATAGGCAAATGCAGTCGCTGTAGTATCAAATTTATACCGCCGTATTGTTGATTTAAAAGCCCCGTCCATGTCAGTGCAGCAATTGTTCCAGGAAGTCCCCATGGAATAATCAATATTGCCCTATAAAAATTTGTCTCCCACATGTTTCTATTGTTTAAAATAACAGCTAAGAGAAGACCTATAATATAACTTAATAAAGTAGCTGAAAGAGCAAAAATAACTGTCCACACAAATACAGGAGCAAAAACTACTTTAAAAGGTCCTGACAGTATATCTATAAAGTTTTTAAATCCTACAAATTGATAGTTATTAAAGTGGTATAGATTAAAATTTGTAAAAGCAATATAAATAGTATACAACATAGGCACAAAACTTAATACAGTCATAGAAAGTATAGCAGGTGATAAATACGCATAAGGCGTTAGCTTATCTCGTATGGTCTTTTTACCTTTCATTCAACAACCTCCTTTTCTAAAAAAAGGGGCTAAAAGCCCCATTTTTGTTACTGTTGCGTTGCAATACCTTGTTTGATCTGATTTACCATTTCATCTGCTGCTTTGTCAACAGGAACCTTTCCTGAGGTAATAAGCTGTAATGCATTGCCAGCAGGACCCCATACTGCAGCCATTTGCGGTATATTAGGCATTGGAATAGCATTTTTAGCTTGTTCTGCAAAAGCATTCAAGATTTCATTGTTCTTAACTTCAGGATTATCCAAAAGTGAGTTAAGAACCGGTATTCTGTTACCTGTTTCAAACAGTGGCAATCCTGTATTTTCAGCAAGATACTTCATTAAATCCCATGCTTCTTTTTGATGTTTTGAATTCGCACTTACAAATGCAGCCTGTACACCTGCAAAAGAAGGTGTGGGTTTTCCATCAATTTGTGGAAGTGGAGCAACTTTAAATGGAACATTAGCTTTCTTAAAGCCATCTACATCCCATGGACCGCTTATATATAGTCCAGTTTTTCCACTTTGGAAATTGCCTTTTGCCATATCGCCGTTTATATCTGCAGGCATGAATTTATACTTTGTCACAAAGTCTTTTATAAGTTCTAAGCCTTTCTTTGCACCATCGTTATTCAATCCTATATCGTTTGGATCAAGTCCACCGCCTGTATCCTTAAACACATAACCGCCATAAGCAGATATAAAGGCAAAGCTAAAATAGAAGTTATTTACATCGTATTGGAATCCTACTTCTTTGCCCAGCTTAATTAAATCATCAAGTGTTGCTGGTGGTGTTGGAACTTTCTCTGTATTGTAGAAAAGTGCATAAGTCTCCATTGAAATTGGTACAGCATACATTTTTCCATCGTAAGATACAGCACTTATGCTCATTGGAACATAGTCGTCTTTGTTTATAACTCCGTCTGGTACTTCAGCTAAAAGTCCTGCCTTTTGGAAAGTACCCAAGTTATCGTGTGGTAAACCAAACATGATGTCTGGGCCCTTACCACTTTGAGCAGCTGTTGAGAAAGCTTGGAAGTCACTCTGGTCTGCCAAAACTTTTACTTTGTTGCCAGTTTGCTCTGCCCACTTATTTGCAATCTCTTGAACCTTTGCTATTTCAGGATCTGTTAAGTGTGACCATACTACAAGTTCTACAGGCTCTTTCTTTTGTTCTGTCTGACCTTGTGATGAAGTATTTTCGCTTGTCTTGCTGCCGCCACAACCTGTTAAAGCAGCTGACAAAACGAATACCATCACAGTCAGCAATGCAATTATTTTTGTGTACTTCTTCATACAAATCCTCCTCTTAATTTTTAATTTTATTATAATTTTGGGAAAAACCCAAAATCTTATTTCACTTTTACATTTGTCCATATGCTTACACTGTCTTTAGGTAAAGTTATACTTAAAATGTTGTTTTCACTATTTCCTCTTTCAACTTTTAAATTAACTCCTTCTAATAAACCCTTTAAATAATCACTGTATTTGCCTTTTCGAAGAGAAGTCTCTATATTTTTTATAGTAGTCTCTTCTCCTTTATTTATTGCAACTACAACTATGTCTTTCCCATATTGCCTCTCATAGATATAAACATCATCGCTAACATACCTTGCTACAGTCTTCCCATACTGTAACGCCTGTGTAGCCTTGCGCAAGTTTGACAATTCTCTAATTAAAACATAAGCCTTAGTATTCTCATCAAACTTTTCCATCATTGGCCTATTATAAGGGTCATTTCCGCCATTTGTGTCATTATGCAAATACTGCTCTGTCCCATAATATATAGCCGGAATCCCACGAGATGTCATTATAAACGCAATAGCTTCATGCAATTTGTTCTTATCATCATTGACTGATAAAAACCTCGGCATATCGTGATTGTCCACAAAAGTAACCAACTTATAAGGATTATCATAATCTTTATTTGTCTCTTCAATAGTATCATTCAATCTGTCAAAGCCATAATCTTTTTCAAAAACATCCTTTATCGCATTGTTGAGCATAAAATCCAATACAGAAAAACCACTCATATTGGCAAATTGAATATTATAACCGTACAAAGGATCAGTGGGACCGTTTAACATCCACTCGCCAAAAAGAATAGCATCTTTTTTAACGCCGTATATGGTATCAGCAAAACTTTTTACCCATTCCATAGGCATATGCTTTACTGCATCTAGCCTTACCCCATCAATTCCATGACTAAACCATAACTTGATAGAATCCTTTAAATACTTGTCAACAATAGGATTACTTTGATCAAGGTCCACAAGGTCAAACAAATTTTTATCCTGCAAGTCCTTTAAATTGTTCCAATTTGTAATAGTGCCGTTGTGATGAAAAAGCTTATTAAGATCATTGCTATAAGTTCCTAATAATTTCCCATTGTCATACAAGGCACCGTTTTCAGCAAAGTCAGTGTTGTTTTCATCTGCGGGACTCGTGTGATTTGGAGCAAAATCTAGTATAACTTTTATCCCATTAGCGTGAGCAGTCTTTACAAAATTGTCAAAGTCCTCCCATGTACCAAAATGTTCTTCTACTCTTTTAAAGTCCCTTGCCCAATATCCGTGATAAGGTGCATTTATTTCGCCATTATATATTGCCGGTTTGTTGATGTTGTCTACAACAGGAGAAATCCAAATAGCTGTTACTCCCATCCCTTTTATATAAGGAATTTTTTCTGTCAAACCTTTTAAATCTCCACCCCAATACATCCTCCAATTGGTATAGGTTGGATCAAACATACCTTTACTTACTTCCGGGTCATCGTTGGACTTATCCCCATTGTAAAACCTATCTATCATAACCTGATATATTACATCCGATTCAGCGGAATTATTAGAACTAGTCTCTTTAATACCACAACTGGTCAGCAATAAAGAAAAGACTAAAATTATTGCCGCAAATAGCTTTACATTCTTTCCCATCACTTTCCCCCTTACAAGTGATTGCCAATATATTACAGTAATCGCTTTCTTAGAATGTATTTTTTAAAAGCGCCCAATTGCAACAGTGTTGCAATCGCTTGCGCTTGCTTTCAATATTATTGTATATCTTAATTTAACAAATGTCAATATGTTTTTTTGTACAACATAGACTAAAATTCCTCGTTTACTTAAGCAGGCTTACAATTACTTCTGCAAGCTTTTGCTCATCGTGCCTTATAAATTCCTTTTTTAAAGCTACTAAATTTTCCTCTACCACTTTAATTCCCATACTTTCTAACTGATTTTTATCGTATTCAACAGGTTGTGACATGTCTTTTATATAGCGCTCCATATAATCATGGGGAATTTCACCGTTGTTGACAATAATGTAATCTAGAGATTTAAGCCCATGTTCAAAAAGAGCCTTCACATGGTCACAAGCAGTATAGCCCAAAGTCTCTCCCGGCTGTGTCATGATATTACATGCGTAAATTTTAACCGCTCTAGAGGTTTCAATAGCACCACACACTCCATCTACCAAAAGATTAGGGATTACACTCGTATATAAACTTCCAGGACCCAATACAATGGCATCAGCATTTAATATATCCACTAATACTTCTTCAAAAGGCTCTGCATGAGAAGGTTCAATATATATCCTCTTTATCTTACTGTTTTCTTTTTGCTGTACAACAGGAATTTGCGATTCCCCTTTAATGATAGTCCCGTTTTCAAGCTCTGCTACAAGCCTTACATCATCAAGAGTTACAGGAATAACTTTTCCTGATACAGCAAGCACATCACTCATCTTTTTTACAGCTTCTTCAAAATTTTTAGAAATGCCTATCATGGCTGCCAAAAACAAATTCCCAAAATTTTGGCCCTTTAGCATTCCCTCAGTAAACCTGTACTGCAAAAGTTGTTCCATTGTAGGCTCTGTATTTGCTAAAGCCAGTATACAATTTCTTATATCTCCAGGCGGCAGTATCCCTAAATCCTGTCTTAGGATTCCCGAGCCGCCGCCATCATCTGCTACTGTAACTACCGCAGTAATATTGGTTGTATAAAGTTTTAATCCTCTTAGCATAGTAGAAAGCCCTGTACCTCCACCAATAGCAACAATTTTAGGCCTGCCTCTAAAATTTTGCTTTGCACTCATTTTACTCCTCTCCTATATCTCTGTGATGAATGATAACAAAATAATCATCGCTTTTCAAAAGTTCATAAAGAGCATTTGCAATGGTAACTGACCTGTGTTTACCCCCTGTACATCCAATAGCTATTACCAGCTGTGATTTTCCTTCTCTGATATAATACGGAATTAAAAACTCAATCATATCTCCCAGTTTTTTTAAAAATTCCTTCGCTTCTTCCCATTTCATAACATATTCTTTGACCTTTTCATCATTTCCAGTTAAAGGTCTTAACTCTTCAATATAAAAAGGATTAGGCAAAAATCTCACATCAAATACAAGGTCTGCATCAAGAGGTATTCCGTATTTATATCCAAAAGACATGATATTTATTATAATTCCTTTAAATTTTTTGCCTTTTAAAAATATATTCGA contains:
- a CDS encoding ISLre2 family transposase, whose translation is MKKNIFEDIILQNALNFTKEVVEIFGDLLNKGMNITELAARIKELTDKLGREAIEAIIEELDRIIKEDKRRKEKWVVERKDKKRLTTILGDIEYERTYYKSREDGRYTYLIDDALEIGRHDRIEKGVKIKLVENAIEESYERSSKKACPEELSKQTVLNAIREIGEVEVKREIKEKKEVRVLYIEADEDHVPLQDGSNETPRLIYIHEGKEEKNGRNVLRNVHYKAYVGEKPEDIWIDVANYIEDNYKEEKIEKIYIAGDGAPWIKEGLKWILKSRFVLDRYHLNKYVLKATSKEPKYRDKIWRAINEGNKEGVKKVFDELIKAAEEEREKEKIKEARKYILNNWEGIVIYNKDEDVIGCSAEGHISHVFSARLSRNPLGWSREGLKLMAKLRVFSKNGGDLREAEWGKKKNINAGSYNLTKKQIKEAVRRVKTSTNEKINNITVLNIGKVTPIYRVLRALKYAQVI
- a CDS encoding carbohydrate ABC transporter permease, with the translated sequence MKGKKTIRDKLTPYAYLSPAILSMTVLSFVPMLYTIYIAFTNFNLYHFNNYQFVGFKNFIDILSGPFKVVFAPVFVWTVIFALSATLLSYIIGLLLAVILNNRNMWETNFYRAILIIPWGLPGTIAALTWTGLLNQQYGGINLILQRLHLPMIPWLLDPFWARVAIIMVSVWMGYPFMMNASLGALQAIPPELYEVADIDGATWFQKLRMITVPMLTSSTLPLIISSFAYNFNNFGAAFLITGGGPPRTDTSFAGHTDLLVSSAYKMTMQFNRYDLAAALSIIIFLIIGTLSLINMKMTHAFEEVD
- a CDS encoding sugar ABC transporter substrate-binding protein, giving the protein MKKYTKIIALLTVMVFVLSAALTGCGGSKTSENTSSQGQTEQKKEPVELVVWSHLTDPEIAKVQEIANKWAEQTGNKVKVLADQSDFQAFSTAAQSGKGPDIMFGLPHDNLGTFQKAGLLAEVPDGVINKDDYVPMSISAVSYDGKMYAVPISMETYALFYNTEKVPTPPATLDDLIKLGKEVGFQYDVNNFYFSFAFISAYGGYVFKDTGGGLDPNDIGLNNDGAKKGLELIKDFVTKYKFMPADINGDMAKGNFQSGKTGLYISGPWDVDGFKKANVPFKVAPLPQIDGKPTPSFAGVQAAFVSANSKHQKEAWDLMKYLAENTGLPLFETGNRIPVLNSLLDNPEVKNNEILNAFAEQAKNAIPMPNIPQMAAVWGPAGNALQLITSGKVPVDKAADEMVNQIKQGIATQQ
- a CDS encoding alpha-amylase family glycosyl hydrolase, which gives rise to MGKNVKLFAAIILVFSLLLTSCGIKETSSNNSAESDVIYQVMIDRFYNGDKSNDDPEVSKGMFDPTYTNWRMYWGGDLKGLTEKIPYIKGMGVTAIWISPVVDNINKPAIYNGEINAPYHGYWARDFKRVEEHFGTWEDFDNFVKTAHANGIKVILDFAPNHTSPADENNTDFAENGALYDNGKLLGTYSNDLNKLFHHNGTITNWNNLKDLQDKNLFDLVDLDQSNPIVDKYLKDSIKLWFSHGIDGVRLDAVKHMPMEWVKSFADTIYGVKKDAILFGEWMLNGPTDPLYGYNIQFANMSGFSVLDFMLNNAIKDVFEKDYGFDRLNDTIEETNKDYDNPYKLVTFVDNHDMPRFLSVNDDKNKLHEAIAFIMTSRGIPAIYYGTEQYLHNDTNGGNDPYNRPMMEKFDENTKAYVLIRELSNLRKATQALQYGKTVARYVSDDVYIYERQYGKDIVVVAINKGEETTIKNIETSLRKGKYSDYLKGLLEGVNLKVERGNSENNILSITLPKDSVSIWTNVKVK
- a CDS encoding gluconeogenesis factor YvcK family protein gives rise to the protein MSAKQNFRGRPKIVAIGGGTGLSTMLRGLKLYTTNITAVVTVADDGGGSGILRQDLGILPPGDIRNCILALANTEPTMEQLLQYRFTEGMLKGQNFGNLFLAAMIGISKNFEEAVKKMSDVLAVSGKVIPVTLDDVRLVAELENGTIIKGESQIPVVQQKENSKIKRIYIEPSHAEPFEEVLVDILNADAIVLGPGSLYTSVIPNLLVDGVCGAIETSRAVKIYACNIMTQPGETLGYTACDHVKALFEHGLKSLDYIIVNNGEIPHDYMERYIKDMSQPVEYDKNQLESMGIKVVEENLVALKKEFIRHDEQKLAEVIVSLLK